The sequence below is a genomic window from Alphaproteobacteria bacterium.
TCAGAAGGATTTACAGTTAACAATTGAAGGTCTGCAAGCCATTCCTCCTCAAGGAGAAGTGCCTGATCCTTATTTTGCAGAGCTCAAAAAATTAGCGGAAATCAATCGTCTTGAAAAGGTGAGTATGGGCATGAGTTCAGACTATGAAACAGCCGTTAAAATGGGAACAGATTATATCAGAATTGGATCACTTCTTTTTGGAGTAAGACGACCTAACGTATAAGGAGATATTATGGAAGTCAAAAGATTGTCAGATCTTGCGAAATATCACGGTCAATTCATTCGGATTTCAGATGGTACTGAATCACCAGACATCTTAGGTTATTTGGATAAAACGATATGGATTGGATCACAAAGAATTGTCCTGTTCTTCTTTCCAATACGCAAAGCAGATGCCTTTGATAAGGCGCCGACTGAACTGACGGATAAAGTTCTAAGGGAACGTCCGGTCTATGTTAAAAAATTGCATCCCCTGGAAAGGCTTGAGTTGAAAATTCAGGTCGAGCAAAAAGAAATTGCACTGACAGGTTATAGTGATGTTGATGCTTTACAGTTACTCAAACAGACAGCCAGTATTTCAAAACTCTAGACGCGTTCTGCAAGCCAAATAGCAATGCGTGAGCCTGTTTTGATGGCACTTGAGAGAAGAGGGTAGGCAGCAGCTTCTTCGGCATGGTTCTCAATACCGATATCATGATGCTCCATCTCTTCTTCTCTGAATTTTTGGATCATCCCTTGTAGTTCTTTTTCATCATCAAAATGATCGAGTTGATCAAGCTGGCTTTGATAATGCTCAGCAATGACGGATTCAACAGCTACAGTGCAGGCCATTGCTGCCTTTTCACCCATCAGAGCGGTTACAGCGCCTAAGGCATATCCGGCAGCGTGCCATAAAGGAAAAAGAGCAGAAGGTCTGACGCGTCTTTCTGTCATCAAATCTTCAAAGGCTGACAGATGGACTTCTTCTTGTTCGGCCATATGTTCAATCAATTCAGCAGACTCGGTGTTTTTTAGGACATCTAGCTGACCTTGATAGATTCTTTTCGCTCCATATTCACCAGCGTGATTGACACGGATCATGCGCTCAATAAGATCTTGCTTCGATAAATCACCAGGCAGGCCAAAAGGCTTTTGTTTTGTTGATTTTTTCATTTTATTTTTTTCATTTTGAAAGGGGTTGCATAGATATTGATGAGAAGGATGATGGTTGAGAATAGGCCATTGTAAGCAGATAAAGTCAGGCCAAAAAGTGTATGGCCTTTGATTTCACAAGGAACACTTGGCACTGCTAAGTTTTTCATGAAGAGTGCCTCATCTCCTGTGCTCGGAAAAGGAACGCAAGAGACGACACTCTGCCACCATCTCATTTCAAGGCCAAATTGGTAGTAAGCAATAATGGCGCCAACTGTTAAAGAGAATAGGGCAATGACAAAGAACGCACTTGACATTTTGGGATTGAGCTTAATGAGAGAAAGAGTTCCGAACAATAAGGTTAAAAGATGCGCCCATCTTTGGAGTAAACACAATTCACACGGGACAATATCAAGCATATGTTCAAGAATGAAAGCGCCGAGAAGAGCAAAGCCACTAAATAGGATTAATAAGACTTTCATTCTGTGTTGCATTCTTTGAGATGAGATCTGGTTTATCATAGAGTTGATCCTTACATCAGTTTGTAAACAACGAAAAAGCCACCAAAAAAGAGCACAAAAAAGAGTGTTGTGATGAGGTTAAAGTGCTTTTCAAGCAAGCGTTCCATTTTTTCTCCA
It includes:
- a CDS encoding demethoxyubiquinone hydroxylase family protein; the encoded protein is MKKSTKQKPFGLPGDLSKQDLIERMIRVNHAGEYGAKRIYQGQLDVLKNTESAELIEHMAEQEEVHLSAFEDLMTERRVRPSALFPLWHAAGYALGAVTALMGEKAAMACTVAVESVIAEHYQSQLDQLDHFDDEKELQGMIQKFREEEMEHHDIGIENHAEEAAAYPLLSSAIKTGSRIAIWLAERV
- a CDS encoding disulfide bond formation protein B, whose amino-acid sequence is MINQISSQRMQHRMKVLLILFSGFALLGAFILEHMLDIVPCELCLLQRWAHLLTLLFGTLSLIKLNPKMSSAFFVIALFSLTVGAIIAYYQFGLEMRWWQSVVSCVPFPSTGDEALFMKNLAVPSVPCEIKGHTLFGLTLSAYNGLFSTIILLINIYATPFKMKKIK